A single genomic interval of Lathyrus oleraceus cultivar Zhongwan6 chromosome 7, CAAS_Psat_ZW6_1.0, whole genome shotgun sequence harbors:
- the LOC127105597 gene encoding probable CCR4-associated factor 1 homolog 9 — MSKLKEESIIIREVWASNLEYEFSLIRQVIHQYSFISLDTEFPGVIHLPKVDRRYLTPSDHYRYLKANVDALKLIQVGLTLSDAKGNLPNFGGSNSYIWEFNFCDFDVNNDLYNQDSIAMLCRQGIDFNRNFYHGVNSVRFAELMIASVLVFHKSIVWVTFSSAYDFGYLVKILTQNNLPNSLEGFLNMVEALFGKNVYDMKHMMKFCNALYGGLERVATTLNVGRAAGKSHQAGSDSLLTWHVFKKMMDTCFVNNMAQEHAGVLFGLEMIAVK; from the coding sequence ATGAGCAAGCTGAAGGAAGAATCAATCATTATCCGTGAAGTCTGGGCATCCAATTTAGAGTATGAATTCAGTCTCATCCGTCAAGTTATCCATCAATATTCTTTCATCTCGCTCGACACCGAATTTCCCGGCGTAATTCATTTACCGAAAGTTGACCGCCGCTACCTTACACCCTCTGATCACTACCGTTATTTGAAGGCCAACGTTGATGCTCTTAAACTCATTCAAGTTGGTCTCACCCTTTCGGACGCTAAGGGAAACCTTCCCAATTTTGGAGGTAGTAACAGCTATATCTGGGAATTTAATTTCTGCGATTTTGACGTCAATAATGATCTTTATAATCAAGATTCTATTGCTATGCTATGCCGTCAAGGGATTGACTTTAATCGTAACTTTTATCACGGTGTGAATTCAGTGCGTTTTGCTGAACTGATGATCGCGTCTGTACTTGTTTTTCACAAATCAATTGTCTGGGTTACATTTAGCAGCGCTTATGATTTCGGGTATTTGGTGAAGATCTTAACCCAAAACAATTTACCAAACAGTTTAGAGGGGTTTTTAAATATGGTAGAAGCCTTGTTTGGAAAAAATGTGTACGATATGAAACATATGATGAAGTTCTGCAATGCTTTGTATGGTGGTCTCGAGCGGGTGGCTACTACCCTTAACGTGGGTCGGGCAGCTGGAAAATCTCATCAAGCTGGATCTGATAGTTTGTTGACCTGGCATGTATTTAAGAAAATGATGGATACTTGTTTTGTCAATAACATGGCTCAAGAGCATGCTGGAGTGCTATTTGGGTTAGAGATGATTGCAGTAAAATGA